One genomic window of Eleginops maclovinus isolate JMC-PN-2008 ecotype Puerto Natales chromosome 12, JC_Emac_rtc_rv5, whole genome shotgun sequence includes the following:
- the snrnp27 gene encoding U4/U6.U5 small nuclear ribonucleoprotein 27 kDa protein isoform X1, whose product MGRSRSRTPPRRGGQVLPEVEKLKSKERRRSRSTSRDRERRRRERERSRSRDRDRERRRSRSRSPHRRRSRSPPRRHRSTSSERRDDDRKESKEKTAKPIQISEEDMEGKTEEEIEMMKLMGFGSFDSTKGKKTDGSVNAFAVNTSMKRKYRQYMNRKGGFNRPLDFIA is encoded by the exons ATGGGCCGGAGCAGGAGTCGGACTCCTCCAAGAAgag GCGGCCAAGTTCTACCTGAGGTCGAAAAGTTAAAGAGTAAAG AGAGAAGGCGTTCCCGCTCAACTTCCCGGGATCGTGAGCGTAGGCGAAGGGAAAGGGAGCGATCCCGTTCTCGAGATCGGGATCGTGAGCGCAGGAGAAGTCGCTCAAGATCTCCTCACAGGAGACGCTCCAG GTCTCCCCCCAGACGCCATCGCTCCACCTCCTCCGAGCGGCGTGATGATGATCGCAAAGAGTCGAAGGAAAAGACGGCAAAGCCCATTCAGATCTCAG aggAAGACATGGAGGGCAAAACCGAAGAGGAGATTGAGATGATGAAGCTGATGGGATTTGGTTCCTTTGACTCCACCAAG GGGAAGAAAACTGACGGATCAGTCAATGCATTCGCTGTCAATACTTCCATGAAGAGAAAATACAG gCAGTACATGAACAGAAAAGGTGGATTCAACAGACCACTGGACTTCATCGCCTGA
- the snrnp27 gene encoding U4/U6.U5 small nuclear ribonucleoprotein 27 kDa protein isoform X2, which translates to MGRSRSRTPPRRERRRSRSTSRDRERRRRERERSRSRDRDRERRRSRSRSPHRRRSRSPPRRHRSTSSERRDDDRKESKEKTAKPIQISEEDMEGKTEEEIEMMKLMGFGSFDSTKGKKTDGSVNAFAVNTSMKRKYRQYMNRKGGFNRPLDFIA; encoded by the exons ATGGGCCGGAGCAGGAGTCGGACTCCTCCAAGAAgag AGAGAAGGCGTTCCCGCTCAACTTCCCGGGATCGTGAGCGTAGGCGAAGGGAAAGGGAGCGATCCCGTTCTCGAGATCGGGATCGTGAGCGCAGGAGAAGTCGCTCAAGATCTCCTCACAGGAGACGCTCCAG GTCTCCCCCCAGACGCCATCGCTCCACCTCCTCCGAGCGGCGTGATGATGATCGCAAAGAGTCGAAGGAAAAGACGGCAAAGCCCATTCAGATCTCAG aggAAGACATGGAGGGCAAAACCGAAGAGGAGATTGAGATGATGAAGCTGATGGGATTTGGTTCCTTTGACTCCACCAAG GGGAAGAAAACTGACGGATCAGTCAATGCATTCGCTGTCAATACTTCCATGAAGAGAAAATACAG gCAGTACATGAACAGAAAAGGTGGATTCAACAGACCACTGGACTTCATCGCCTGA